The sequence aaatgataattttttgttgtaagaattcaaatgaatagttctcaatatgccacttaACTTATATTTAGGCTAGACTATACTTCGCATCCACAATAGGAAGGCCCTTCTGTTAGTTAAAGCCAAAAACAGACCACAGAATATATgctttcttttaaaaattctgTCTTGGGTACCACTCAGAGCATCAGCATATATCTGGTTTTAAGATTGTGGTTGCAATAAGTCATCATTTGTAAGCTTATGGTTGCAACATGAATTGTCCAATACTTCCCAAAAGAGCAAAACCAGAGAACAGCAGTAGCAACATTGATCGTCTACCACGAAAATTGGAAGAGATCTTACAATATCCTGAGCCTAATGTGGAAATACTTTTGGATGGACAAATCAAGGTACATATATATCCCCAATTATAAAACTATGTTATGCATATCTAAGATCATATATTTGTTTATTGTTTTTTGGGATAATACCCATGAAAATATTTGaaacttaacaaaattttcagtggagcatattgaactttgcgggatcctattaccccctataCTTTTTTAATCGAAATTAATTTccccttaatttttttaaagtgtaATTAATCCCCTCAAAACGTATACCCAGTTTTTTAGGTGGGAAGTGTGGTACATGCCTTTTGTCTTCTCCATTTTTTCACTTTTCtacattttttcaccattacaaccatCTTAAAGATTTCACACCTCAAATTCATCCtacaaatcaagttccaaataaTTTCATTGAGTTAATTTCAAATTCCAAGACCATTCTTATCACACAAGTTTCCAAATTCAATTCCTAGTTTCAAGCTTTTAATTCTATTGAGTTTAATCAAAAATTTTCTTGCACATTAATTTTCTTGCACATTGAATTTATATGAATTCACTTGAATTAcagtttatgtataaaaaaacgtacattgaattttcaataattgaatgaaatcttccattaattttcttCATCCGGGTCCACAAAAGGTTTCAAATTCCATTTTCAAATTACGCCAACTcaattgaatcttccattgagtttcaaatttcttgaaaactttcttcaacaaattttcttaaactcaaaacctcaaactttctttcattgagtttccagttttgatgATGGAATCTTTAAGAATGGAAACTGAAATGGAACGAAATGGACTACAACaaagatgaagatgaaactgaaactcaagaagaaagaagaaaaaagaaagaagaaagaagaaaggagaaaaagaatgaaaaacattaaataaataaaaatataaaactttaaataattataataagggGTTGTTTGATAAAAAGAAAGAGTTTAAAACGTTTTTAACACTGTTCACGTGCTCAATGCGTGTGACTAACATGCAATGTGCCAAGTgacagatatatgccattaaaatatgaaaaaaaaaagtttgggggtaataggacccccgcaaagttcaatatgctccactgATAATACGATCAAATTTCAGATATTTTCGTGAGTattattccttatttttttacataattattgtaATATGTATGCTGCAGTACTGGATTGATAAAAGGACAAGGGCAAAATGCTTCTTCTTGTATAACAAAAATATACATGTCCTGTGGTCAGAAGAAAGCAGTAAGTGGAGTCGACCCCAATATAGGGAGCACACAAGGTAATTTAATTAATCTGCTTTAATACGAGATATATCTCTTGCCTTTTAACATATTTCATGATGAATACTTTCGCTTGGAATatcattttcatcaatttctaaTTTCTTGTTAGATACAAATGTATTTAACATATGGTAATTGCAGATGGTGTAGGATAATATAggtaagaagaaaaaaaatatgtatcgGTGACTTTTTAAAGTAGTATTAAAAGATGATATGCCTAAATACTGATACGATATGAGTTGAGATATCAAATATCTACAAAGTCGAACAAACACTCAAACTTGATCAGCTGGCAAGTCAGTAATCTAAAGTTTGATAGTGCACATCTAAACACTTCAACTTGCTCTCAACTCGCAACTAAATACTTCAACTCGTCCTAACAGTGTCTCGTGGACCCGAAGCTGATGTGGGACATAAATTTTAGAGGTGCCTAGATAATGATCATTTGGTAAGTTGGAGCGTTCAATTGACACGGTGAAGACGAGTTGAGGTTCTGGATGCGCACTCTCAAAATTTGAATGCTTACTTGCGAGCTGAACCCAAATTTGAATGTCTGTTTATGTATTATATGGCTAGTTAAAAAACAAATCTGGAAAAAATCTATCAAAGTTCATATAGCTTGACTTTCGAGAAGATAAATAAGTCAAGTATTTGGGGAAGAAGAGACTAATGactaattatttttaattgattatgaGTGCAGTGACGAACCCATTCAAGTTTACGAAATGGAAACGGTTCTATCTCTAGCTGTTGGTGGAAATTTTGATGCAACAAAACTTTCAAGGGGAGTAGAGTACAAGGTTTCACTTGTGGTGCTACTGAAGAAATTTCTTTCAGGATGGGAATTTCCACTGCAAACTATACTTGTTAAGCCTGATGGTACCAATGAAAATCGAAGTATTGAAGATCTtatggaaaaaacaaaaagagaatgGATTAAAATTCAACTAGGGACTTTCATGATTCCACCAGAGATGGAAAGTATCAAAAATTTGGAATTCTATGTGCATGAAAGAAAAGGTAGAAAACTTAAGATGGGACTGGTCATTAAAGGTGTTGAAATTTCTGTCTAAATTCTACCAAAACAAACGTTTAAAAACTTGGTCTGGCTGTATAAGTAAACACACTTTATGCTTAGTATTAGTATGCACGTCTAGACGCCTCAACTCTTCATTGTGTTTGTTGAACACTTCAACTTACAAAATGATCAATCTAAACACTTTCAAAATTTACGTGTCATATCAACATCGGTGTCGACGAGACATAATAGGGACGAATTGGAGTGTTAAGTTGTCTGTTGATATTAAGTTGACGTGTCTAAATATGCTATGCTGTCAATGTCAGAGTATTTATTTACCATCTGAAGCCAAATTTGAGTGTTTGTTTGTCATATTCCTCAGCTGCAGCTTtgcatttataaaaatcaaacacaagaatttgatttttgaaattctGACCATAAAAAGTGGTATGTATCTGAATTGAGATCCCCTCCATTATAAATTTATCTAGTAATGTTCAATGACACAataattgatttatttcatgttgtTCATGTAGTTTATAATGGGTGGGATTATTTCAATATCTATGGCTACTATAAAACaattgaaaaaactaaaatatttagaAGGCATGAAAGTATCAGAGCCGCCAGAGGTTTGACCAATAACGAACATGTTTTAAGTGGAATACCTATTGAAAGAGAAAagttttttctaaaaagaaaattaaggtatCCCGAACAAAATTTAAGTTaaaggtaaaattaaaatttgtagtTATATTGTGAGTTCATGGTGAAATTAAGGTGtagaatttaaaatattcaaaaatatgtAATTTGTATCTATTGTagtaactaaaaattacacaaatacacaacttatgtcttcactattaaaagaaatctcaactctctaaacatattacaaaaatcccacatatacacagaatgttatgtatatgtcggttatgttatgtatattgatAGGGAatgagagtaaagtaattaaaaaagtggaagcgagtataattacttttaaaaggttgatatttatgttaattATACTAGTGGTAATGACATAAACATCCCCTACTGGAATCATTTAGCTTTTATCTATCGTTAGGCCTCATTACAACAATCATTCATTATATCGATATTTTATACTAAGAGCTGGTTATTTCCAAAATCGatattcatgttatattttaAGATAAATTACAAAATTCTCCAAACATCCTTATCATTAATACATATTTTCTCAcatcttttatttaattacatatcttcccatatttttatttttctctctctattgtACTTGGTATATACAtcccatatatttttatttttctttctattgtaCTTGATATATATATCACCAGGGGTGCTAATTTCAGCGCATATTAGTAAAATGAGTCAATTTAACCCATATTTATGGAGTTGGATTACTTATATTTTAAATGggtaaatatgaacttcaactcattttaaaagctatacaaatatggataaaatgggtaaaatatgggtacccatttaaagGCTGAATACATATACAGAcccttgaattttttttacttttttcgtaTTGGCACCTCAATTAGGCCATGTACTTATTGAACCCTTTTATCATTCACAAATCGTGTCAATTAAGCACAATTGCTGACTTAACACTTACATGTCATGAcaagtgtaatacactctccacTAGGAGAGTGAGAAGCCATAATTTTctgaaatttctttttttttttaattttttttcctcattaATTAAGTAACATTCCCaacatttaaattgaatttttgtggaaaaattcaacattaaaaATTGATGTTGGTTAGTGAAAATTGATGATGGAATGtctaaaaatagagaaaaataactaTTTACCGGTGAACTAAatggtggtttgaagttggtccCGTTGGTAGCTCACCAAAAAATGGGTAGGGGCCATTACGGGAGTTTGGTGGTGGTTAAGTGGTGTTGGAGGGTGGCTAATTATGTTGGATGGGTTTTTCGGCAAAATTTTCGCCGGAAAAATCAGATATCACACTGCAATTTAGACATCAACGCTACAATTTTTGATGTAATTATGGAGCTTAATTCCTCAAAAGCAAGAAATCTTTTCTTCCTCTAATGGTTATTGTGTGTTGTTTTGGTGGAAAATGGAGGAGTGAGGGTGAATTTTAATGGTAGAAGAATAGAGAAAGAAGAAGgcaaaaaatagaattttttctttttaaaaatattgttattgttgcttGTTGTATATGAGTAAGTTTTGTATTgtgtaacgccctgagagtacaccctgggcgtcataCAGTGCTTACGGTCtcgagaccacaagctaacctatgagttgatacctgctgtgagcactgaatagtatAATAACATATACGGATGAACAattgataagccataaggttttaacaactgaAAACAATACTGGATCATGAATCTGGAAACAACTGCtgaaaataactgtctgaaactaataaaataataacaaaactgactgactatcCATAccaatctgaaaagcctctactgactgagtgtggagttaatgggacaaacccccaaccaACTCTGACTGaatgagaaaaatattgaaaataatcaaataactgagataaataaatcatgtcctcgaaaaatgaggactcactactgctacgTCTGATAATCTGGAGATCTATGCGTAATTcgggaactgagcgtccgaacctatgatatgatacatcatagcgcaagaaatgagtatgtcatcagtactttaaatgtactagtatgctaaatgaggtaggatgatatgcatggtttcatgtacaaGATTAATAACttactgaatgaataacatgaagtactgtatagaatgcataaaatttataaatactgagaatgcatgaccaagcataaaacatgttctgaatataatctgtaaactaaaatactgagtactgatacatgaataactgatatttgtttGCTATGATCAaggaaaactaaaactgaattactgagctgattactggactgagactatgagagctatcatctaaccgacataccccaatgagcaatttggggtccaacctgtgatgctagttggaagggtgtcagtaccgtaccacgggtactaacactggttatatggatccactatactgatatactgtcccgaaggactaagcgtgtcaagcctaaactaacagATAACtcctaggaggtagtcaagcctaaactgatgggtgactcctcaaatcctacgatagctacgtagttatggagtacagagactgctactaaagacTCTGCCTATGTGATGGAgaagccaccatccctgcactcgctcggtgctaaatcctactcccaactgaactgacttagaatactgaactgttctgtgtttaactgattatgataactgactgaactgataatgctcataacatatctggggttattctgaagatactgagactaagtaaacaactaaattttagaGTATTCAcaacccccagaactcgatagcaataatcgtaaaatagtactaaagctttagggacataatatgaaagcatttatttaaaattcattcttgcaggcatttcatcaaacacttgattttcatagtttaagctaagcatgaaaatagtttaaaTCTTGTGGAAATAACATGATTTTaacatcaatatcactaattatggtttaaatcagcaaataacattattcaaacgtGTGCAGTTTGATAACAacatcaatttcatgtaaacatggtatataGTTTCAATTCAtaggaattcatggttaaaatcacaaattaaaaatCACAATTACTTGTAAatatcataactttgaatttaaagttggatacttggactccatgggtgaaagagacccatggatgaacatttaacatacctgagttgatgaattcatgagagtTCTTGGGggttttcttgagaattgatcttgaagGTGAAGATTTGTTCTTAAAAGATAATTAGTTTCTTGTAGAGGAATTATGAGTAATGGGGCACATAATACCCTTTGGGGTTGTAATTACgtgttttggacggatttggGGCCATGGGAGAAGACCAAATGGTCCCTGAAATTTTAAATCGTGAAATTGAAAAATCTCAATTTGAGGCTCCGGTGAGACGCGGTGCTTATCGCGTTGGGCcaatggaaaaggataattttcattttgtccaACGATGCGATGCGGTGCTATGCGTTGctccactggaaaaaggacaatcctGAACTGAACCTTGGCGCGACGCGACGCCATCGTGGTGCCTCACTGAACGCGAATTTGTCCCTTGGTGCGACACGGCATTATAGCGGTGGTTCACTGGAAAAGGGCCAACGCTATTTTGGCTATCACCGCGACGCGaccttatcgcgttgggctactatttttcactaaaagttccataacttcttacctaagtgtcagattaaggcaaaattggtatcgttagaaaggtaattcaattttttatcatttggtgggtattgagaaggaaaattctgagtagagaaaaatatatgctcatttgaagttgactaaagcataTTCTTCccgaaaactcaatcggtaaggactagtttgatttgtctaatagctaggagttatttaaggccttaatatacatcaaactcactcataaa comes from Capsicum annuum cultivar UCD-10X-F1 chromosome 2, UCD10Xv1.1, whole genome shotgun sequence and encodes:
- the LOC107861080 gene encoding lectin, with protein sequence MNCPILPKRAKPENSSSNIDRLPRKLEEILQYPEPNVEILLDGQIKYWIDKRTRAKCFFLYNKNIHVLWSEESSKWSRPQYREHTSDEPIQVYEMETVLSLAVGGNFDATKLSRGVEYKVSLVVLLKKFLSGWEFPLQTILVKPDGTNENRSIEDLMEKTKREWIKIQLGTFMIPPEMESIKNLEFYVHERKGRKLKMGLVIKGVEISV